In Channa argus isolate prfri chromosome 23, Channa argus male v1.0, whole genome shotgun sequence, the following are encoded in one genomic region:
- the tes gene encoding testin gives MEIEKEVKKMTLGHEFGAGAACLKCKDKCEGFELHFWRKICRNCKCGLQEHDVSMDSEENKKVGKLFEDTKYTGLIAKLKRDGIPGYQGNMETITLPSLATAHVVPPSVSSTAIPPSATAGSVQPASPSAGSAPTRGQTQSQAQPQPQSHPQPQSVPATVTAVRANKVPVAVSTTSANVVSVPKEVPMKSVTYEWAPPVANRYLAARYIELLPPEKRPVTGSEGAAYRRQQMARQLPEHDQDPSKCHELSPAEVKQMQQFVRKYKDEALGVGDVMLPEEMALVRAGGQGGASGVGAGVSPGTGGTGYGPGVGAGSSAGAGGAGLRPGVGVAGAGAGSVPMATAGVGADIGPGSGSSGATGPLSGPGTGPSAGIGGVGGAMGTASTAGAMGLPGAPQAGLPQNFSCHHCHQPMRLGEPAVYAERAGYDKLWHPACFVCVTCNELLVDMIYFWKKGKLFCGRHYGDSEKPRCGGCDELIFSNEYTQAEGQNWHLKHFCCFDCDCILAGETYVMENEKPVCKPCYMKNYAVKCSACQAVVEPEAQRVSYGEHHWHAEPQCFKCSGCSKCLMGQRFMAVQGFLFCSVECRKKTMA, from the exons ATGGAGATAGAGAAGGAAGTGAAGAAG ATGACTCTCGGCCACGAGTTTGGCGCAGGAGCGGCGTGTTTGAAATGCAAGGACAAGTGTGAAGGCTTCGAACTGCACTTCTGGAG AAAAATCTGCAGAAACTGTAAATGTGGCCTCCAAGAGCACGATGTGTCCATGGATTCAGAGGAGAATAAAAAGGTAGGCAAACTGTTCGAGGACACTAAATACACCGGCCTCATCGCCAAGCTGAAGAGAGATGGCATCCCCGGCTACCAGGGCAACATGGAGACCATCACTTTACCGAGCTTGGCCACTGCTCACGTAGTTCCACCCAGTGTGTCGTCCACGGCGATTCCCCCATCTGCCACAGCTGGTTCTGTGCAGCCTGCTTCACCCTCTGCAGGTTCAGCACCTACCAGAGGCCAGACTCAGAGCCAGGCCCAGCCTCAGCCTCAGTCTCACCCTCAGCCTCAGTCTGTACCAGCCACTGTCACGGCTGTCAGGGCTAACAAAGTGCCAGTTGCTGTCAGTACCACATCAGCTAATGTGGTGTCAGTCCCCAAAGAGGTGCCAATGAAGTCCGTCACCTATGAGTGGGCACCACCAGTAGCCAATAGGTATCTG GCAGCACGTTACATTGAGTTGCTCCCACCAGAGAAGCGTCCAGTCACCGGTTCAGAGGGAGCTGCTTACAGACGGCAGCAGATGGCCCGGCAGCTGCCTGAGCACGATCAGGACCCCTCCAAGTGCCATGAGCTGAGCCCTGCCGAGGTCAAGCAAATGCAGCAGTTCGTCCGCAAGTACAAGGATGAGGCCCTGGGAGTTGGAGATGTTATGCTGCCTGAAGAGATGGCTCTGGTTCGTGCCGGTGGGCAGGGTGGTGCCAGTGGTGTTGGGGCTGGAGTTTCACCCGGTACAGGAGGGACAGGGTATGGACCTGGGGTTGGTGCTGGGTCCAGTGCTGGTGCTGGAGGGGCTGGGCTTAGACCAGGAGTTGGAGTTGCTGGGGCTGGAGCTGGTTCTGTTCCGATGGCTACGGCTGGAGTCGGTGCTGATATTGGTCCTGGATCGGGCAGCAGTGGAGCTACTGGACCACTTTCAGGCCCTGGTACTGGTCCGTCCGCTGGTATCGGGGGTGTTGGAGGAGCCATGGGTACTGCTTCCACTGCTGGAGCCATGGGCCTCCCTGGAGCTCCTCAAGCTGGACTCCCACAGAACTTT tCTTGCCATCACTGCCACCAGCCAATGCGTCTGGGTGAACCGGCCGTCTATGCCGAGCGGGCCGGCTACGACAAATTGTGGCATCCGGCGTGCTTCGTGTGCGTCACCTGTAACGAACTTCTGGTGGACATGATTTACTTCTGGAAGAAAGGCAAGTTGTTCTGCGGTCGCCACTACGGAGACAGCGAGAAGCCGCGATGTGGAGGCTGCGACGAG CTGATCTTCAGTAACGAGTACACTCAGGCCGAGGGCCAGAACTGGCATTTGAAGCACTTCTGCTGTTTTGACTGTGACTGCATACTTGCCGGGGAGACGTATGTCATGGAGAATGAAAAGCCTGTCTGCAAGCCCTGCTACATGAAGAACTACGCTGTG AAATGCTCAGCCTGCCAGGCCGTGGTGGAGCCCGAGGCCCAGCGGGTTTCCTACGGCGAGCACCACTGGCACGCCGAGCCGCAGTGCTTCAAGTGCTCCGGCTGCTCCAAGTGCCTGATGGGCCAGCGATTCATGGCAGTGCAGGGCTTCCTCTTTTGCTCCGTGGAGTGCAGGAAGAAAACCATGGCTTAG